The nucleotide window TTTGCGCAATCCAGTCATGATTGTCGCCCCAGGTGATCCAGTGTGCTCCTTCGCCGTTCTTTTCCACCATGCTTTCATGCCGCTTAAGGTAGTCGGGTGATGCATAGACGGCCTGCACGAAACGGATCAACTTCCGGCCGAAGACGTCTTCATCCACATTTGTGGCCACCCTGAGGGAAATGTCAGCCTCCAGACGCAACAGATCCGACACCCGGTTTGTCGAGATCGCCCGCACAGTGATCTCGGGGTAGTGCTTTGCAAACTCAAGCAGCATGTCTGACAGCAATCCGTGTGAAAAGGCTGGGGGGAGGCTAAGCCGGATGGTGCCCGAAGGAACCATATCGAGGCCGGTCAACTTGCGGGTAATGGTGTTGGCCTGTGTCTCCATTTCCTCTGCCGGGGCGACAAGTGTTTCACCGGGCTGCGTGAGCTGAAGTCCACTCGAAGTTCGGTCGAACAGCCGCGTACCCAGGTCGGTTTCGAGCGCGGAAATTGCGCGGTGAACGGTGCCGTGGTTCACCGCAAGTCTTTCCGCCGCCTTTCGGAAGCTGCCTGTGCGCACCGACGCCAGAAAAATTCGCAGATGATCCCAGTCCAACTCCTTCTTCATGGCTGAGCACTCTCTTCCTGGAATATGATTGCTGAGTGGATCGTTTTTGATCCACCATGGCTATCGAATGAATATTCCATAGCAACTTTCTATCCACATCTAATAGCCATCAGTACTTGTCCGGGCAAGGACGGACACGAACGAGGAGTGGACGGGGAATGAACAAGAATCAGCAATTCAAAACAAATCGACGGGGACTGTTACAGGGCATGGCAGCCGGGGCGGGCGCGATGGCGCTCGCAATTCCGGGAGCCGCAAACGCTCAGACCGCGTCGTCAAGGCCGACGGGGTCCGCACCATACGGCATTGAAATTGGGTCTGACTTTCCGTTTGCGAAAAAGCAACTTGGCATCAAGGGATCGCATATCAGCTACGTTGATGAAGGCAGCGGTCAACCGGTCGTCTTTCTGCATGGCAATCCGACCTCATCCTATCTGTGGCGCAATGTGATCCCGCACATGCCGGAAGGATATCGTGCGATTGCTCCTGACCTCATCGGAATGGGTGACAGCGGCAAACCCGATATCGATTACAGCTTTGCCGATCATGCAGCCTATCTTGACGCCTTTCTGACCGACCTTGATCTCAACGACGTTGTTCTTGTCGTGCATGATTGGGGATCAGCGCTCGGCATGCGGTACGCGCGCCTTCATCCGGAACGGGTCAGTGCACTGGTGCTTATGGAAGCCATCGTACCGCCGGCCATGCCGGCACCAAGTTACGAAGCGATGCCTGAACAGATCGCTGATTTCTTCCGGTTGATGAATAGCGATGAAGGTGCGCGGCTGGTTCTTCAAGAGAACTTCTTCGTTGAAGTGACGTTGCCTGAGTTCGGGGTGATCAGGAAGCTTGGTCAAGAGGAAATGGACCATTATCGCGAACCTTTTCCAACACCTGATTCACGCAAACCGGTTCTTGCCTGGCCCCGCCAGGTGCCGATCGGCGGCAATCCGGCTGACGTGGCAAAGGAAGTAACGCTGAACGGTGAGTGGCTCTTTACCACCGACATTCCGAAGCTG belongs to Roseibium porphyridii and includes:
- a CDS encoding LysR family transcriptional regulator — its product is MKKELDWDHLRIFLASVRTGSFRKAAERLAVNHGTVHRAISALETDLGTRLFDRTSSGLQLTQPGETLVAPAEEMETQANTITRKLTGLDMVPSGTIRLSLPPAFSHGLLSDMLLEFAKHYPEITVRAISTNRVSDLLRLEADISLRVATNVDEDVFGRKLIRFVQAVYASPDYLKRHESMVEKNGEGAHWITWGDNHDWIAQSPFPKAKVRHVLPEVSMQIEAAAKGLGLIKVPAFAGDADPRILRVPSLPVLPGYNLWLLYRGDLRRVARIRAFVDFTTAYFDRNKHLFTR
- a CDS encoding haloalkane dehalogenase: MNKNQQFKTNRRGLLQGMAAGAGAMALAIPGAANAQTASSRPTGSAPYGIEIGSDFPFAKKQLGIKGSHISYVDEGSGQPVVFLHGNPTSSYLWRNVIPHMPEGYRAIAPDLIGMGDSGKPDIDYSFADHAAYLDAFLTDLDLNDVVLVVHDWGSALGMRYARLHPERVSALVLMEAIVPPAMPAPSYEAMPEQIADFFRLMNSDEGARLVLQENFFVEVTLPEFGVIRKLGQEEMDHYREPFPTPDSRKPVLAWPRQVPIGGNPADVAKEVTLNGEWLFTTDIPKLLFYAEPGAITPKAVAEYMALNASNLEVRFVGAGTHFLQEEHPHQIGQGIADWLRRL